From the Vibrio algarum genome, one window contains:
- a CDS encoding cobyrinate a,c-diamide synthase produces the protein MSKTVSCPALVVVAPSSGSGKTTVVAAIARYFSKQGKKVRVFKTGPDFIDPNFLAFASGNPVYQLDFWMCGEDHCKQLVAQAAQDADLILIEGVMGMFDGQCSSADIAATLGIPVMAVIDAGAMAQTFGAIAYGLANFRNDIEMFGVFANRLGSAGHGEMLKEALPESLEFCGYLPKNSGLTLPERHLGLVQAQELDDLDEKLNLAADLIAQTGEIPMPPVVNFTLNAEVTPKPYLKNTTIAIASDTAFSFIYQANIDLLEQCGATLCLFSPINGETLPECDALYLPGGYPELYLETLSSHLALKSQIIEHVEADKPVIAECGGMLYLNQTLEDVNGKSAEMCGVLDAHSQMQSSLAALGLVEGELAKNETLRGHTFHYSKTESQQPELCLPVSQRGRKLDPVWVHKKVVASYIHWYFPYNPKLVAKIFKGELSRGEQVGVKQ, from the coding sequence ATGAGTAAAACGGTAAGTTGTCCCGCATTGGTTGTTGTTGCCCCTAGTTCTGGGAGCGGAAAAACCACCGTTGTGGCGGCTATTGCTCGATACTTTAGTAAACAGGGCAAAAAGGTACGCGTGTTTAAGACTGGCCCTGATTTTATCGACCCTAATTTTCTTGCTTTCGCGTCAGGCAATCCAGTGTATCAGCTCGATTTTTGGATGTGCGGAGAAGACCACTGTAAACAACTTGTCGCGCAGGCTGCCCAAGACGCCGACCTGATTTTAATAGAAGGCGTGATGGGCATGTTTGATGGGCAGTGTTCAAGTGCCGACATTGCTGCAACCCTTGGTATTCCGGTTATGGCCGTTATAGATGCTGGTGCTATGGCTCAAACCTTTGGGGCGATTGCTTACGGACTCGCAAATTTTCGAAATGATATTGAGATGTTCGGTGTGTTTGCTAATCGTCTCGGCTCGGCAGGACATGGAGAAATGCTAAAAGAAGCCTTGCCAGAGTCACTAGAATTTTGTGGATACTTACCTAAAAATAGCGGATTAACACTACCTGAACGGCATTTAGGCTTGGTTCAGGCACAGGAATTAGACGACTTAGATGAGAAGTTAAATCTTGCTGCCGATTTGATTGCTCAAACGGGCGAGATCCCTATGCCACCTGTCGTAAATTTCACTTTAAACGCCGAGGTTACACCTAAGCCGTATTTGAAAAACACAACCATCGCCATTGCTAGCGATACAGCCTTCAGTTTTATCTATCAGGCGAATATTGATCTACTAGAGCAGTGTGGCGCTACACTGTGCCTATTTTCGCCTATTAATGGTGAAACTCTACCCGAGTGCGATGCCTTGTATTTGCCGGGTGGGTATCCAGAGCTATACCTCGAAACGCTGTCATCACACCTTGCATTAAAATCTCAAATTATTGAGCATGTTGAAGCGGATAAACCCGTAATCGCAGAATGCGGAGGTATGCTTTATCTGAATCAAACATTAGAAGATGTGAATGGTAAATCGGCTGAGATGTGTGGTGTACTCGATGCGCATTCACAAATGCAATCGTCGTTGGCCGCCCTTGGGTTAGTAGAAGGTGAACTTGCCAAAAACGAAACATTACGAGGACATACCTTTCATTACTCCAAGACAGAATCCCAGCAACCAGAACTGTGTTTGCCCGTTTCCCAACGGGGCAGAAAACTAGACCCTGTCTGGGTGCATAAAAAGGTGGTGGCTTCTTATATCCATTGGTACTTTCCCTATAACCCTAAGTTGGTTGCAAAGATATTCAAAGGCGAACTATCTAGAGGTGAGCAGGTGGGAGTTAAACAGTGA
- the cbiB gene encoding adenosylcobinamide-phosphate synthase CbiB: MWPSMDFSTGQTLLTGALVLVAALWVDKLLGEPTRFHPLVGFGRFANWVEKRCRCLAFLTERQQGILAWCLSVLPPTLLSTWLVTLLAQFSLVGFFLFNTLILYLTIGGKSLIEHANNIYLPLKSADIEEARFQVSMIVSRNTEKMEEKEITSSAIESVLENGNDAVIAPMFWFIVLGVPGAVLFRLANTLDAMWGYKNERYLDFGRFTAKTDDVLGWAPAKITALLYALQGNFSGAIFCWRTQAKECSSPNGGVVMTAGAGALNVTIGGPTYYHGVLHDKKSMGTGRIATWETIPLANQLVSRGSLALSYLWLVTVLVGVS, from the coding sequence ATGTGGCCTAGTATGGATTTCTCTACCGGACAAACGCTATTAACCGGTGCACTGGTGCTGGTTGCTGCGTTATGGGTAGATAAATTGCTTGGTGAGCCGACTAGGTTCCACCCATTGGTAGGATTTGGTCGATTCGCGAATTGGGTAGAAAAGCGCTGCCGCTGCTTGGCTTTTTTAACTGAAAGGCAGCAAGGTATCTTGGCGTGGTGTCTTTCGGTTCTGCCACCCACATTGCTTAGTACGTGGTTAGTGACCTTGTTGGCGCAGTTTTCCTTGGTTGGATTTTTCTTGTTCAATACGCTGATTTTGTATCTAACCATCGGCGGCAAAAGCCTCATTGAACACGCCAACAATATCTATCTACCGTTAAAATCCGCTGATATCGAAGAAGCGCGTTTTCAAGTGTCGATGATAGTGAGTCGAAACACAGAGAAAATGGAAGAAAAAGAGATCACATCGTCTGCAATTGAATCGGTATTGGAAAATGGCAATGACGCTGTTATCGCCCCGATGTTCTGGTTTATTGTATTGGGCGTGCCCGGTGCAGTGCTATTTCGTTTAGCGAATACGTTGGATGCGATGTGGGGATATAAGAATGAACGTTATCTCGATTTTGGCCGGTTTACAGCAAAGACCGATGATGTTTTAGGCTGGGCGCCAGCAAAAATAACGGCTCTTCTTTATGCGTTACAAGGTAACTTTTCAGGGGCTATTTTTTGTTGGCGAACACAGGCGAAAGAATGCAGTAGCCCCAATGGCGGTGTTGTAATGACAGCCGGTGCAGGAGCTTTGAACGTTACGATAGGTGGACCAACGTACTATCATGGCGTTCTTCACGATAAAAAATCGATGGGAACGGGCCGTATTGCCACGTGGGAAACCATCCCCTTAGCTAATCAACTGGTATCAAGAGGGAGCTTAGCATTAAGTTATCTCTGGTTGGTTACGGTATTAGTAGGAGTCAGTTAA
- a CDS encoding histidine phosphatase family protein: MTTTKIELLRHGLPEGDDCFRGHTDFLLTNTGMDQMNASVANSVVPDLVLSSPLLRCRDFAEQYAQKYKLPVIIKQEFKEIDFGDWDGHKKQAVWDNEQEQLTKFWADPWNMTPPNGESLKDYDKRIVLAWQNMLQEYKGKRLLLVTHGGVIKQIMRILLEMPRTNTYLQRMNIPYAAKVEISVYHDENGQLWPEIHWPVS, encoded by the coding sequence ATGACAACGACCAAAATAGAGTTACTTAGACATGGTTTGCCAGAAGGGGACGACTGTTTTCGTGGGCATACTGATTTCCTACTGACGAATACTGGGATGGACCAGATGAACGCGTCAGTGGCTAACAGTGTGGTGCCCGATTTAGTGCTTTCTTCTCCGTTATTACGTTGTCGTGATTTTGCCGAACAATATGCCCAAAAGTATAAATTACCCGTGATTATTAAACAGGAATTCAAAGAAATTGATTTTGGGGATTGGGATGGGCATAAAAAACAGGCGGTTTGGGATAATGAACAAGAACAACTAACCAAATTTTGGGCGGACCCGTGGAATATGACGCCGCCGAATGGTGAAAGCCTGAAAGACTATGACAAGCGCATTGTACTAGCGTGGCAAAATATGCTGCAAGAATACAAAGGTAAGCGACTTCTGTTAGTGACCCATGGCGGTGTGATTAAGCAGATCATGCGTATATTGCTAGAGATGCCACGGACAAATACCTATTTACAGCGTATGAATATCCCGTACGCCGCAAAGGTTGAAATAAGCGTGTATCACGATGAAAACGGACAACTTTGGCCAGAGATTCACTGGCCAGTATCTTGA
- a CDS encoding nicotinate-nucleotide--dimethylbenzimidazole phosphoribosyltransferase family protein gives MCWLNFITLNSVAPIKNLHQISDAGAGKGLMQLHPTRDTELIVCGMANTLLEGKAFPSPVLSNGSVTPAILVHGIFKALREQGHKIRLHCYQLGLDSVPDFHGCELDEVITHYCKVGEEAELVEQTLIPELRRQQLNGEEHLIAESGIGGTTFATLWLQRWIDNNLWFAGSTKDKKKLALKRAAINELLEKTEHLPLEANAYTDNTEYSDPVQRACCALLESDLDKVNFAGGAMIFAPIIAMQKTTRVKEVSVATTRWVLDAEDSKTVAKALPDNCELRIPKVKFHQSDFHAIRMYEDGYVVEGCGLGACLEFAERHGLQDSDLVASLDKAVAPWYEKKNECNENHQYESL, from the coding sequence ATGTGCTGGCTTAACTTTATTACCTTAAATTCAGTCGCTCCAATTAAAAACCTTCACCAGATAAGCGACGCAGGTGCAGGTAAAGGGCTTATGCAGCTTCATCCAACTAGAGACACGGAACTTATTGTTTGCGGAATGGCGAATACTTTGCTCGAAGGGAAGGCTTTTCCATCTCCTGTTTTGAGTAATGGCTCTGTTACGCCTGCTATTCTTGTTCACGGTATATTTAAAGCCTTGCGAGAACAAGGTCATAAAATTCGATTGCACTGTTATCAATTAGGGTTGGACTCCGTACCTGACTTTCATGGTTGTGAACTCGATGAGGTCATTACGCATTATTGTAAGGTAGGCGAGGAAGCCGAGTTGGTAGAGCAGACTTTGATCCCAGAATTGCGTCGTCAGCAATTGAACGGTGAAGAGCACTTGATAGCCGAATCTGGTATTGGCGGGACAACATTTGCAACCTTGTGGTTGCAGCGTTGGATAGACAACAACCTGTGGTTTGCAGGGAGTACTAAAGATAAAAAGAAACTGGCGTTAAAACGTGCAGCGATTAATGAGTTGCTAGAAAAAACAGAACATTTACCGCTTGAAGCAAACGCCTATACAGACAATACCGAGTATTCCGATCCGGTTCAAAGAGCCTGCTGTGCTTTGCTAGAAAGTGATCTTGATAAGGTCAACTTTGCTGGTGGGGCAATGATATTTGCGCCCATTATCGCAATGCAAAAAACAACAAGAGTGAAAGAAGTGTCCGTTGCGACAACGCGATGGGTGCTAGATGCTGAGGATTCAAAAACAGTCGCCAAGGCTTTGCCAGACAACTGTGAACTGCGGATCCCAAAAGTAAAGTTTCATCAGTCTGATTTCCACGCGATTCGAATGTATGAAGATGGCTATGTCGTTGAAGGGTGTGGTTTAGGAGCCTGTCTAGAGTTTGCTGAACGACACGGGCTTCAAGATAGTGATCTGGTTGCCAGTTTGGATAAAGCTGTCGCCCCTTGGTATGAAAAGAAAAACGAGTGTAACGAGAACCACCAATACGAATCGCTTTAA
- the cobU gene encoding bifunctional adenosylcobinamide kinase/adenosylcobinamide-phosphate guanylyltransferase, translating into MSTKKGAVELVIGGARSGKSSYAEQVAKESGKAVIYVATSEVRDNEMAKRVELHKAQRPAHWRVVEEPFALSKVLREQSKEDNCILVDCLTLWLSNCLFGETDMEWSEVKSELLDTLEQLPGQVIMVTNEVGCGIVPMGEMSRKYVDEAGWLHQAIAARVAKVTLVTAGLPMHLKDQ; encoded by the coding sequence ATGAGTACAAAAAAAGGGGCTGTTGAGCTTGTTATCGGTGGTGCTCGGTCAGGTAAAAGCAGCTATGCCGAACAGGTAGCAAAAGAGTCGGGTAAAGCGGTTATCTATGTGGCGACATCTGAAGTTCGTGATAATGAAATGGCAAAGCGTGTTGAATTACATAAAGCACAAAGGCCAGCGCATTGGCGTGTTGTAGAAGAACCTTTTGCGCTTTCTAAAGTATTGCGTGAACAGAGCAAAGAAGACAACTGTATTCTTGTTGACTGCTTAACGCTTTGGCTGAGTAATTGTCTGTTTGGAGAGACAGATATGGAATGGTCAGAGGTCAAATCAGAGTTATTAGATACCTTAGAACAATTGCCTGGACAGGTGATTATGGTGACCAACGAAGTTGGTTGCGGCATTGTTCCAATGGGTGAGATGAGTCGAAAATATGTCGATGAGGCTGGATGGCTACATCAAGCCATTGCTGCTCGAGTAGCTAAAGTGACATTAGTGACTGCGGGCTTACCTATGCACCTAAAAGATCAATAA
- a CDS encoding adenosylcobinamide-GDP ribazoletransferase, with amino-acid sequence MKDKLIRELQVFLLAISIFTRIPVSASVPYSEARKNESYKYGGLVGLVIGGLTALVYMIAASIWPTEVAVVISMAFSVYATGAFHEDGFADTCDGFGGGFTPERKLEIMKDSRVGAYALLAVVLILLLKYTTLVSLEQIPLALVIAHVLSRSMAISFIYTHGYVRQTEQSKLKIAKSPSSKYDFLTMIIIAGLMTLFIPTFKLAFVLIATLLLARIWFSRWMIKQVGGYTGDALGAIQQISEVLCYLVFLAV; translated from the coding sequence ATGAAAGATAAACTAATACGAGAGCTGCAAGTATTCTTGTTAGCCATATCCATATTCACCCGAATTCCCGTCTCTGCTTCTGTACCCTACAGTGAAGCGCGTAAAAACGAGTCATACAAATACGGTGGTTTGGTTGGCCTTGTCATTGGCGGGTTAACGGCTCTGGTTTATATGATTGCTGCTTCAATTTGGCCGACAGAAGTCGCGGTGGTTATTTCTATGGCTTTTAGTGTTTATGCGACAGGCGCATTTCATGAAGATGGCTTTGCTGATACCTGCGATGGTTTTGGTGGTGGTTTCACGCCGGAGCGTAAACTAGAAATAATGAAAGACTCTAGGGTAGGGGCGTATGCACTATTAGCGGTTGTTTTGATTTTATTGCTCAAATATACCACTCTAGTCTCGTTAGAACAGATCCCTTTAGCCCTTGTCATTGCACATGTTCTTAGCCGTTCTATGGCGATTAGTTTCATCTATACCCACGGTTACGTGCGCCAAACTGAGCAATCAAAACTAAAAATCGCTAAAAGCCCGAGCAGCAAATACGATTTTTTAACCATGATAATAATTGCTGGCTTGATGACGCTTTTCATCCCTACCTTTAAGTTGGCCTTTGTACTTATTGCAACGCTTTTGTTGGCACGAATCTGGTTTTCTAGATGGATGATTAAACAAGTGGGCGGTTATACCGGCGACGCTCTAGGCGCAATACAACAAATTTCTGAAGTGCTCTGTTACCTGGTGTTTCTTGCGGTTTAA
- a CDS encoding cobyric acid synthase produces MQSCSKALMVQGTTSDAGKSVLAAGLCRVLARKNVKVAPFKSQNMALNSAVTADGGEIGRAQAVQAYACYLEPTTDMNPVLLKPNTDTGAQIIVQGKVLTDMDAKGYHNYKPNMMPYVMESFERLQNKFDSVIIEGAGSPAEINLRDHDIANMGFAEEADIPVIIVADIDRGGVFAHLYGTLALLSESEQNRVVGFVINRFRGDIALLQNGLDWLEEKTGKPVIGVLPYLHGLMLEAEDAINVSQLSNDEPKLTVVVPVLQRISNHTDFDPLRMHPNVDLQFVGKNQRMPAADLIILPGSKSVRSDLEFLRSQGWDEQIERHLRFGGKVMGICGGYQMLGELISDPLGIEGPSGETNGLGYLALQTELRKNKQLKQSKGSLTLPGQETVDVFGYEIHAGVTKGATESAPLELKDGKDGAVGMDNQVFGSYLHGIFESPDACGAILCWAGLQEAQGCDFAQMREDGINRVADTIEEYLDLKRLWPDLNLWEK; encoded by the coding sequence ATGCAATCTTGTTCAAAAGCATTAATGGTTCAGGGAACCACGTCTGACGCAGGTAAAAGCGTTCTTGCTGCGGGTTTATGCCGAGTACTGGCAAGAAAAAACGTCAAAGTTGCGCCATTTAAGTCGCAAAATATGGCACTTAATAGTGCCGTAACTGCCGATGGTGGCGAAATAGGTCGAGCGCAAGCGGTACAAGCTTATGCCTGTTATCTGGAGCCTACGACTGACATGAATCCGGTATTATTGAAGCCAAATACTGATACTGGTGCGCAGATTATCGTACAGGGCAAAGTATTAACTGATATGGACGCTAAGGGTTATCACAACTATAAACCCAACATGATGCCTTATGTGATGGAGTCTTTCGAAAGGCTACAAAACAAATTTGATAGCGTCATTATCGAAGGCGCAGGTAGCCCAGCTGAGATAAACCTACGTGATCACGATATTGCCAATATGGGCTTTGCAGAAGAAGCCGACATTCCTGTAATTATTGTAGCGGATATCGATAGAGGCGGTGTATTCGCCCACCTTTATGGCACGTTAGCGCTGTTAAGTGAAAGCGAGCAGAACCGAGTGGTTGGGTTTGTTATCAATCGCTTTCGCGGTGATATTGCTCTGCTACAAAATGGTCTTGATTGGTTAGAAGAGAAGACAGGTAAGCCAGTTATTGGGGTATTGCCGTATTTACATGGCTTGATGTTAGAGGCTGAAGATGCCATCAATGTCAGTCAATTAAGTAACGATGAACCTAAATTGACGGTTGTTGTTCCTGTATTACAGCGTATCAGCAACCATACGGATTTTGACCCTCTGCGCATGCACCCAAATGTAGACCTACAGTTTGTCGGAAAGAACCAACGCATGCCTGCTGCCGATCTTATTATTTTGCCGGGCTCCAAAAGTGTACGATCCGATCTTGAATTTTTACGCAGTCAGGGCTGGGATGAACAGATTGAACGACACCTTCGCTTTGGTGGCAAAGTGATGGGTATTTGTGGTGGTTATCAGATGCTTGGGGAATTGATTTCAGACCCGCTTGGTATCGAAGGGCCAAGTGGGGAAACTAACGGGTTAGGCTACTTGGCTTTGCAAACTGAGTTGCGTAAAAACAAACAACTCAAACAGAGTAAAGGCTCCCTTACCTTACCGGGGCAAGAAACGGTAGACGTATTTGGATATGAGATCCATGCGGGGGTAACAAAAGGGGCTACTGAATCAGCGCCATTAGAACTTAAAGACGGTAAAGACGGTGCGGTTGGCATGGATAATCAGGTATTTGGCAGTTATTTGCACGGCATTTTTGAATCACCTGACGCGTGTGGCGCTATTCTTTGTTGGGCTGGTTTGCAAGAGGCGCAAGGATGTGACTTTGCTCAAATGCGTGAAGATGGTATCAATCGTGTCGCTGATACTATCGAAGAATATTTAGACCTGAAACGTTTGTGGCCGGATTTAAATTTGTGGGAGAAGTAA
- a CDS encoding histidine phosphatase family protein codes for MRFILIRHGQTEWNLKGRIQGWLDSKLTKDAVVGLKTTDLPKLYNPILFSSDLGRANQSGEIIANRIGTHVISDSRLRERRLGELEGKIADKDHHLHAHWRTYQNRYTKQIGNAFGIESEQDFEKRIRSFMASVNEQSSESDIVIVSHGEWIRAFINILEGIPSWHSGSGIPDNGRAILLSA; via the coding sequence GTGAGGTTTATTCTTATCCGTCACGGGCAAACCGAGTGGAATCTTAAAGGACGAATTCAAGGTTGGCTTGATAGCAAGTTAACCAAAGACGCGGTTGTTGGCCTTAAAACAACCGACCTTCCTAAACTTTATAACCCAATTCTTTTTAGTAGTGATTTAGGCCGAGCTAACCAGTCTGGTGAAATTATTGCAAACAGGATTGGAACACATGTTATATCCGATTCTCGTTTACGCGAGCGCAGGCTTGGTGAACTAGAAGGAAAAATAGCCGATAAAGACCACCATTTACATGCCCATTGGCGCACGTATCAGAACCGTTACACTAAGCAGATTGGTAACGCGTTTGGTATCGAATCTGAACAGGATTTTGAAAAGCGTATTCGCTCATTTATGGCTTCGGTTAACGAACAGTCTTCAGAATCAGACATCGTTATTGTCTCTCACGGTGAATGGATACGAGCCTTCATTAATATCTTGGAAGGCATTCCTTCATGGCATAGTGGCTCGGGTATCCCAGACAATGGACGCGCTATTTTATTATCAGCGTGA
- the cobD gene encoding threonine-phosphate decarboxylase CobD — protein MVIKHGGNLLQIANRYESDVKDWLDLSTGVSPFTYPIGEIPNHVWNQLPQTNDGLEAAAKIYYNAPNEPVAVAGSQAAIMLLPRVLMSYQKSERCVVALPRVGYKEHEHAWRTFEQNNSHWQVLLYEEFPTSEQVERSDVVLVINPNNPSGQKFSSAYLKQLHQSLQQRNKALIVDEAFADIPSEQSMLTPDTDMDNLIVLRSVGKFFGLAGARVGFVFANTAIKQQIEELMGPWTVTGPSRWVMKQALLDSKWQSRVTKRIQQASERLNQLLDNTLSFPRAGTDLFTTVYTDDAIHLHDQLCRLNILVRLCDEKNALRFGLPENEFQWQKLERALLELKQKIGASQ, from the coding sequence ATGGTCATTAAACACGGTGGAAATCTTTTACAGATTGCCAATCGATATGAGTCGGATGTAAAGGATTGGCTAGATTTGTCTACTGGCGTAAGCCCTTTTACTTACCCCATAGGCGAGATACCAAATCATGTTTGGAATCAACTGCCACAGACGAATGATGGCTTAGAAGCCGCTGCCAAAATTTACTACAACGCCCCGAATGAACCGGTTGCCGTTGCAGGTTCTCAGGCGGCAATCATGTTGTTGCCTCGTGTTTTGATGAGCTATCAAAAGAGTGAAAGGTGTGTGGTCGCTTTGCCAAGAGTCGGTTACAAAGAGCACGAACATGCATGGCGTACTTTTGAGCAAAATAATTCACATTGGCAGGTATTATTATACGAAGAGTTTCCTACTAGTGAACAGGTCGAACGCAGTGACGTGGTGTTGGTGATCAATCCTAACAATCCTAGTGGGCAGAAATTTTCTAGCGCTTATTTGAAGCAGTTACATCAATCGTTACAACAAAGGAACAAGGCGTTAATCGTCGACGAGGCGTTTGCTGATATTCCATCCGAACAGAGTATGTTGACCCCTGATACCGATATGGATAATTTGATTGTGCTACGGTCGGTGGGTAAGTTTTTCGGTTTAGCTGGCGCTAGAGTCGGGTTTGTATTTGCAAATACTGCGATTAAACAACAGATTGAGGAGCTAATGGGACCATGGACAGTTACCGGGCCTAGTCGTTGGGTAATGAAACAAGCATTGCTAGATTCCAAGTGGCAATCCAGGGTAACAAAACGTATTCAGCAAGCGTCTGAAAGATTAAATCAATTATTAGATAATACGCTCTCTTTCCCCCGCGCTGGGACTGATCTTTTTACAACCGTCTATACAGACGATGCCATACATCTTCATGATCAATTATGCCGACTCAATATACTCGTTAGACTTTGCGATGAGAAGAATGCGCTTCGTTTTGGTCTTCCGGAAAACGAGTTTCAGTGGCAGAAATTAGAGCGTGCTTTGCTGGAATTAAAGCAAAAAATAGGAGCTTCTCAATGA